A genomic window from Cupriavidus metallidurans CH34 includes:
- a CDS encoding SRPBCC family protein, whose protein sequence is MAIPQTIVVTYIAATPEQVWGALTDPTQSTQYFFGRRVESDWKVDSPFVLRMEDGQVDSQGVVLTADAPYRLSVTWRVEWLEAFRQLPEVIVTWQIDALGDEAVRLTVSETHREPVDEQILQGGRNGWPMIVAGLKTWLETGRRLKLETPQPPPAPDQ, encoded by the coding sequence ATGGCTATCCCGCAGACCATCGTCGTCACCTACATCGCCGCCACGCCGGAGCAAGTCTGGGGTGCGCTAACCGACCCCACGCAAAGCACGCAATACTTCTTCGGCCGCCGCGTCGAATCCGACTGGAAGGTCGACAGCCCGTTCGTGCTACGCATGGAAGATGGTCAAGTCGATTCGCAGGGCGTGGTACTGACCGCCGACGCGCCTTACCGGTTGTCCGTCACATGGCGCGTGGAATGGCTCGAGGCATTTCGGCAACTACCGGAAGTGATCGTCACCTGGCAAATCGACGCGCTCGGTGACGAGGCCGTACGCCTGACCGTCAGCGAGACCCATCGGGAGCCGGTTGACGAACAGATCCTGCAGGGCGGCCGCAATGGCTGGCCGATGATCGTGGCGGGCCTGAAAACATGGCTTGAGACGGGACGCCGGCTCAAGCTCGAGACGCCACAGCCGCCGCCCGCGCCGGATCAATGA
- a CDS encoding pilin: MKKARMGIRRVQKGFTLIELMIVVAIIGILAAIAIPAYQDYVAKSKAASAYADIAAGKTAYELMVVNPDNGTPTFTPAGIGLQIATGNCSAIAVAAPDNTGAATNAIQCTIAAPGRLGTAPVSIQFNRLATGLYTCTTTGITNTSFIPTGCVAG; encoded by the coding sequence ATGAAAAAAGCACGGATGGGAATCCGACGGGTACAGAAGGGCTTTACGCTGATCGAACTGATGATCGTGGTCGCGATCATCGGTATCTTGGCGGCTATCGCTATTCCGGCGTATCAGGATTATGTGGCGAAGTCGAAGGCAGCTTCCGCCTACGCCGATATCGCTGCCGGTAAGACGGCGTATGAACTGATGGTAGTGAACCCGGATAACGGTACGCCTACCTTTACGCCTGCTGGAATTGGTCTGCAGATCGCGACTGGCAACTGCTCCGCGATTGCGGTGGCTGCTCCGGACAATACGGGTGCCGCGACAAATGCAATTCAGTGCACGATCGCCGCCCCGGGTCGTCTTGGAACTGCACCGGTTTCTATCCAGTTCAATCGTTTGGCAACCGGTCTGTACACTTGCACTACGACGGGCATCACGAATACGAGCTTCATTCCGACGGGTTGCGTCGCAGGTTGA
- a CDS encoding polyamine export protein PaeA translates to MFVLILTLLVVVSAFFSISEIALTAARRTKLQVLSERGDHRATKVLLLKEEPGNFFTVVQIGVNSVAILAGILGEKHVSDLVYGFLSAYLDAGMAQRIANVSSFLIVTLLFIQFADLIPKRIAMTFPEACAVQVIGPMLTLLKLFKPVVWVFNAAADATLKLFGIPTKPVDQITTEDIAAMVDAGAEAGVLHKHELHLIENVFELDSKPITAIMTQRDDVVFLTLDDTADGLRRKLVKQPHAQYPVCGKNIDDVLGYMESKVILQLLLADESGAALDSIGKHYDKNVLVIPDTLTLSESLTRFREMHENFAVVMNEYGLVVGIVTLDDIVGALMGDILYSNEDEQIVRRDESSWLVDGLTPLVDLKKALDIDALPGEDYVDTAAGLVIYSLKRIPKKSEAITVAGFRFEVVDIDHHKIDQLLVSRLPASASQPVAAGE, encoded by the coding sequence ATGTTCGTACTGATCCTGACCCTTCTCGTGGTGGTAAGCGCGTTCTTTTCGATCTCCGAGATCGCCTTGACCGCCGCCCGCCGCACCAAGCTCCAAGTCCTGTCTGAACGCGGCGACCACCGCGCGACCAAGGTATTGCTGCTCAAGGAGGAGCCCGGCAACTTCTTCACCGTGGTACAGATCGGCGTCAACAGCGTGGCGATCCTGGCCGGTATCCTCGGTGAGAAGCATGTCTCGGATCTCGTCTACGGATTCCTGAGTGCGTACCTCGATGCCGGCATGGCACAGCGCATCGCCAATGTCAGCTCGTTCCTGATCGTCACGCTGCTGTTTATCCAGTTCGCGGACCTGATCCCCAAACGCATCGCCATGACCTTCCCTGAGGCGTGCGCGGTTCAGGTGATCGGCCCGATGCTGACGCTGCTCAAGCTGTTCAAGCCCGTGGTCTGGGTGTTCAATGCAGCGGCCGATGCCACGCTCAAGCTGTTCGGCATTCCCACCAAGCCGGTCGACCAGATCACCACCGAGGACATCGCCGCCATGGTCGATGCCGGCGCCGAGGCCGGGGTGCTGCACAAGCACGAACTGCATCTGATCGAAAACGTGTTCGAACTCGATTCGAAACCGATCACGGCCATCATGACCCAGCGCGACGACGTGGTGTTCCTGACCCTCGACGACACCGCCGACGGCCTGCGCCGCAAGCTGGTCAAGCAACCGCACGCCCAATACCCGGTGTGCGGCAAGAATATCGACGACGTGCTGGGCTATATGGAGTCGAAGGTCATCCTGCAACTGCTACTGGCCGATGAAAGCGGCGCAGCATTGGACAGCATCGGCAAGCACTATGACAAGAACGTGCTGGTGATCCCGGACACGTTGACACTCTCGGAGTCACTGACCCGCTTCCGCGAGATGCATGAGAATTTTGCGGTGGTGATGAACGAGTACGGGCTGGTGGTGGGCATCGTCACGCTGGACGACATCGTCGGCGCGCTGATGGGTGACATCCTCTACTCGAACGAAGACGAACAGATCGTGCGCCGCGATGAATCTTCGTGGCTGGTCGACGGCCTGACGCCGCTGGTCGACCTGAAGAAGGCACTGGATATCGACGCGCTGCCTGGCGAAGACTATGTGGATACAGCAGCCGGCCTGGTGATCTACTCGCTGAAGCGGATCCCGAAGAAGTCGGAAGCGATCACCGTCGCGGGCTTCCGGTTCGAGGTGGTCGACATCGACCATCACAAGATCGACCAGTTGCTGGTTTCAAGGCTACCGGCGAGTGCTTCGCAACCTGTGGCTGCTGGTGAGTGA
- a CDS encoding LysR substrate-binding domain-containing protein has translation MRLRQIEVFRAVMLTGTVSEAARLLHVSQPVVSRVLQHAESSLGFRLFDRQRGRLQPTPEALALYGDVERLYGEIERVRRVSESLRHKGTGRLRVAATPSLANPLLVPAVRRFCARHPETQVQVLTHHTSEIVEALLANQIDVGFAFSPPRHEAITSEPVAAGRMLLAVPRPQALPSGGRRGIVSIRKLMERPFIGYDDDSSLGLLVRQTLARHALEPHSTLEVQTYSLALALVDAGLGVTLLDQYTALSANPANVALHDVQPELPFEIQMLRATHRGKSSLVDDMRTQFAAAASALAATLDDRLDSPVVQFDPAPR, from the coding sequence ATGCGCCTGCGCCAGATTGAAGTGTTCCGTGCCGTAATGCTGACCGGTACCGTCAGCGAGGCGGCGCGCCTGCTCCATGTGTCCCAGCCCGTGGTCAGCCGCGTACTGCAGCATGCGGAATCGTCGCTGGGCTTCCGCCTGTTCGATCGCCAGCGCGGCAGGCTGCAGCCGACGCCGGAAGCGCTTGCGCTCTATGGCGATGTCGAAAGGCTATATGGTGAGATCGAGCGTGTGCGGCGCGTATCGGAAAGCCTGCGCCACAAGGGCACGGGACGCCTGCGCGTGGCCGCCACGCCAAGCCTGGCCAACCCGCTGCTGGTGCCGGCGGTGCGCCGCTTCTGCGCGCGGCATCCGGAAACCCAGGTTCAGGTGCTGACGCACCATACGAGCGAGATCGTCGAGGCGCTGCTGGCCAACCAGATCGACGTGGGCTTCGCCTTTTCGCCGCCCAGGCACGAGGCAATCACCAGCGAGCCCGTGGCCGCCGGGCGAATGCTGCTGGCCGTGCCACGCCCGCAGGCACTGCCCTCGGGCGGCCGGCGCGGCATCGTGTCGATCCGCAAGCTGATGGAGCGGCCGTTCATCGGCTATGACGACGACAGCTCGCTAGGGCTGCTGGTCCGGCAAACGCTGGCCCGGCACGCGCTGGAACCACATTCGACGCTCGAGGTCCAAACCTATTCCCTCGCGCTGGCCCTGGTGGATGCGGGCCTGGGCGTCACGCTGCTCGACCAGTACACCGCGTTGAGCGCCAATCCGGCCAATGTCGCGCTGCACGACGTGCAACCCGAATTGCCGTTCGAAATCCAGATGCTGCGCGCCACCCATCGTGGCAAATCGAGCCTGGTCGATGATATGCGGACACAGTTCGCGGCCGCCGCCTCGGCGCTGGCCGCGACGCTCGACGATCGTCTGGATTCGCCCGTCGTCCAGTTTGATCCTGCCCCGCGCTGA
- a CDS encoding glutamate/aspartate ABC transporter substrate-binding protein, translating to MKSLSVRPTPVTRLLAAAALLCAAAGAHAADGDTLKKIKDSGVISLGYRESSIPFSYSDGKEVMGYSHDYLLAIVDKVKSTLNMPNLQVKLTPITSQNRIPLMQNGTIDIECGSTTNNLERQKQVAFSNSLFIYGIRMLTKKDSGVTDFPQLKDKNVVTTAGTTGERLLVKMNGEGMNMNLTSAKDHGQAFLILESGRAAAFVMDEPLLYGERTKAKNAAEWVVAGKPLQTENYACMFRKDDPSFKKLVDGVVADIMTSGRGEKLYAKWFQSPIPPRNINMNYPLSPDMKQLFAEPNDKAFQ from the coding sequence ATGAAGTCACTGTCTGTCCGTCCGACCCCCGTCACCCGCCTGCTGGCCGCCGCTGCGCTGCTCTGCGCCGCTGCCGGCGCACATGCCGCCGATGGCGATACGCTCAAGAAGATCAAGGACAGCGGTGTGATCTCGCTCGGTTACCGCGAGTCGTCGATTCCGTTCTCGTACTCGGACGGCAAGGAGGTGATGGGTTACTCCCATGACTACCTGCTGGCGATCGTCGACAAGGTGAAGTCGACACTGAACATGCCGAACCTGCAGGTCAAGCTGACGCCGATCACGTCGCAGAACCGCATCCCGCTGATGCAGAACGGCACCATCGACATCGAGTGCGGCAGCACCACGAACAACCTTGAGCGCCAGAAGCAGGTGGCGTTTTCGAACAGCCTGTTCATCTACGGCATCCGGATGCTGACGAAGAAGGATTCGGGCGTCACGGACTTCCCGCAGCTCAAGGACAAGAACGTGGTGACCACGGCTGGCACCACCGGCGAGCGTCTGCTGGTCAAGATGAACGGCGAAGGCATGAACATGAACCTGACCAGCGCCAAGGATCACGGCCAGGCGTTCCTGATTCTCGAGTCCGGTCGCGCTGCTGCGTTCGTGATGGACGAGCCGCTGCTGTACGGCGAGCGCACCAAGGCCAAGAATGCCGCTGAGTGGGTGGTCGCTGGCAAGCCGCTGCAGACCGAGAACTACGCCTGCATGTTCCGCAAGGACGATCCGTCGTTCAAGAAACTGGTGGATGGCGTGGTGGCGGACATCATGACCAGCGGCCGCGGCGAGAAGCTTTACGCGAAGTGGTTCCAGTCGCCGATCCCGCCGCGCAACATCAATATGAATTACCCGCTGTCGCCGGACATGAAGCAACTGTTTGCCGAGCCGAACGACAAGGCATTCCAGTAA
- the serS gene encoding serine--tRNA ligase has protein sequence MLDIQLLRKDIDAVAQRLATRGFQLDVALFQALEAERKQLQTQTEDLQARRNSLSKQIGMLKGKGEDASGPMAEVAGIGDTLKASAQRLAEIQDQISDAMLSIPNLPHESVPTGKDETENVEVRRVGTPRTFDFEIKDHVDVGARLGLDFETATKVTGSRFAFLRGGVARMHRALVQLMVDTHTLEHGYTEMYVPYIVNAASMRGTGQLPKFEDDLFKVPRKVGGEDGQDAIENFYLIPTAEVPLTNVVRDAIVAAEKLPLRFVAHTPCFRSEAGSYGKDTRGMIRQHQFDKVEMVQVVPSEQSMDALEQMTGHAETILKKLELPFRTVVLCTGDMGFGSTKTYDIEVWIPAQNTYREISSCSSMGDFQARRMQARMRAGQGKPELVHTLNGSGLAVGRTLVAILENYQNADGSVTVPKALQPYMGGITRLEPEA, from the coding sequence ATGCTCGACATCCAGCTGCTCCGCAAAGACATCGACGCCGTGGCCCAGCGCCTCGCCACGCGCGGTTTTCAACTCGATGTGGCCCTGTTCCAGGCCCTTGAGGCCGAACGCAAGCAACTGCAGACCCAGACCGAGGATCTGCAGGCGCGCCGCAACAGCCTCTCCAAGCAGATCGGGATGCTCAAGGGCAAGGGCGAAGACGCCTCGGGCCCGATGGCCGAAGTGGCCGGTATCGGCGACACGCTGAAGGCATCCGCCCAGCGCCTGGCCGAGATCCAGGACCAGATCAGCGACGCGATGCTCTCGATCCCGAACCTGCCACACGAAAGCGTGCCGACGGGCAAGGACGAAACCGAGAACGTCGAAGTGCGCCGCGTGGGCACGCCGCGCACGTTCGATTTCGAGATCAAGGATCACGTGGATGTCGGCGCCCGTCTCGGCCTGGATTTCGAGACGGCCACGAAGGTCACTGGCTCGCGCTTCGCCTTCCTGCGGGGTGGCGTGGCACGCATGCATCGCGCGCTGGTCCAGCTCATGGTGGACACGCACACGCTTGAACATGGCTACACCGAGATGTACGTGCCGTACATCGTCAATGCCGCGTCGATGCGTGGTACCGGCCAGCTACCGAAGTTCGAGGACGACCTGTTCAAGGTGCCGCGCAAGGTCGGCGGTGAGGATGGCCAGGACGCTATCGAGAACTTCTACCTGATCCCGACCGCTGAAGTGCCGCTGACCAACGTGGTCCGCGACGCGATCGTTGCCGCGGAAAAACTGCCGCTGCGCTTCGTGGCCCACACACCATGCTTCCGTTCGGAAGCCGGCTCGTACGGCAAGGACACGCGCGGCATGATCCGCCAGCATCAGTTCGACAAGGTCGAGATGGTGCAGGTGGTGCCGTCCGAGCAGTCGATGGACGCGCTCGAGCAGATGACTGGTCACGCCGAGACGATTCTGAAGAAGCTTGAGTTGCCGTTCCGTACCGTCGTGCTGTGCACGGGCGACATGGGCTTCGGCAGCACCAAGACCTACGACATCGAAGTGTGGATTCCGGCGCAGAACACGTACCGCGAAATCAGCTCGTGTTCGAGCATGGGCGACTTCCAGGCGCGCCGCATGCAGGCACGTATGCGCGCCGGACAGGGCAAGCCGGAACTGGTGCACACGCTGAACGGCTCCGGCCTGGCCGTGGGCCGCACGCTGGTGGCGATCCTGGAGAACTACCAGAACGCGGACGGTTCGGTGACGGTGCCGAAGGCGCTGCAACCGTACATGGGCGGCATCACGCGCCTGGAACCGGAAGCGTAA
- a CDS encoding D-amino acid dehydrogenase, with translation MRIAIVGAGVVGMTSAWRLANDGHEVTVVERHDGPGEETSFANGGQLSYSYVAPLAGPGVLSKVPGWLLDRDSPMRFRPSMDPSQWRWLLAFARACNASASEAATRKLLRLSFYSRDLMQAFVDRPDARQEGGGFDFARSGKLIVHRDAAAYESACRLLDYQASLGCEQQALDRDATVALEPALAGIRQGIVGAIHTPSEEVGDCHRFCVSLAHLLQGRPGVTLRFGTRVTGLVRAGDRVTGLRTDAGDIRADAVIVSGGIGSVPLLKPLGVRPMLWPLKGYSITVPIRQGVLAPRISVTDFANKIVYARIGDTLRVAGMADIVRGGVVIDRERAQTLVTQTRAVFGDVSHGADLDALQPWAGLRPATPTGLPMIGESRIRGLWLNLGHGALGFTLAMGSAGVLADRMAGRKPVVDAEDFSAALA, from the coding sequence ATGCGCATAGCGATCGTGGGTGCCGGTGTGGTCGGCATGACCTCCGCGTGGCGGTTGGCCAACGATGGTCACGAAGTCACCGTGGTCGAGCGCCATGATGGTCCGGGCGAGGAAACCAGCTTCGCCAACGGCGGCCAGCTCAGCTACAGCTATGTGGCGCCGCTGGCCGGACCGGGCGTGTTGTCGAAGGTGCCGGGCTGGCTGCTGGATCGCGATTCACCGATGCGCTTCCGGCCATCCATGGACCCGTCGCAATGGCGCTGGCTGCTGGCTTTCGCTCGGGCGTGCAATGCATCGGCAAGCGAGGCCGCCACGCGCAAGCTGCTGCGCCTGTCGTTCTACTCGCGCGATCTGATGCAGGCTTTCGTCGATCGTCCGGACGCGCGGCAGGAGGGCGGTGGTTTCGATTTCGCGCGTAGCGGCAAGCTGATCGTGCACCGTGATGCGGCGGCCTACGAATCGGCCTGCCGCCTGCTCGACTATCAGGCCAGCCTTGGTTGCGAACAGCAGGCATTGGATCGCGATGCCACGGTTGCGCTGGAGCCGGCGTTGGCCGGCATTCGGCAGGGCATCGTCGGTGCGATCCACACGCCGAGCGAGGAAGTGGGCGATTGCCATCGCTTCTGCGTGTCACTGGCCCATCTGTTGCAAGGCAGGCCGGGTGTCACGCTGCGCTTCGGCACGCGTGTGACCGGACTGGTGCGCGCGGGGGATCGCGTGACGGGCCTGCGCACCGATGCGGGTGATATCCGCGCCGATGCGGTGATTGTGTCGGGCGGCATCGGCAGCGTGCCGTTGCTCAAGCCGCTCGGTGTGCGGCCGATGCTGTGGCCGCTGAAGGGGTACAGCATCACGGTGCCGATCAGGCAGGGCGTGCTGGCGCCACGTATCAGCGTGACGGACTTCGCCAACAAGATCGTCTATGCGCGCATCGGCGATACGCTGCGCGTGGCGGGGATGGCGGATATCGTGCGCGGCGGCGTGGTGATCGACCGCGAGCGCGCGCAGACGCTGGTCACGCAGACGCGTGCGGTGTTTGGCGACGTGAGCCATGGCGCGGACCTTGATGCATTGCAGCCGTGGGCCGGCCTGCGTCCGGCCACGCCCACGGGTTTGCCGATGATCGGCGAATCACGCATTCGCGGTCTGTGGCTGAACCTTGGCCACGGCGCGCTGGGTTTCACGCTGGCCATGGGCAGCGCGGGTGTGCTGGCCGATCGGATGGCTGGCCGCAAGCCGGTGGTGGATGCCGAAGATTTCAGTGCAGCGCTCGCATAG